From one Mesomycoplasma ovipneumoniae genomic stretch:
- a CDS encoding DDE-type integrase/transposase/recombinase — protein MKQYKFTIEDKFRYIKIAESKGLKNAILHFAEEFREIYKSKSKSKKADKEWMLHIYANNLIRNWQKKFYNNDMKSLISVRGKIKSPRKPKKKYTINDLSENDREVYQEIMENVLRRYGIDPAIVLEELKKRKQEQEKDKGKIENCTRICSVFNINRTSIYEKIRVKKPPKKMIYDEKLLEWIRENFNLNRKVKGRDVLYNIYINQGNYVSTYVFQKHYEFLGLKSLAYKKQGKPAPKEKKFTRIWTEDHIKGDFSSENFGEKWFADIKFIKINNEWFYLHSIIETKSNYLLNFSVSKTRFSEETINLVKETIKKYNIKPKFFHSDHGVEYANYKFANFLKQNNIQQSMSPKGYALANRPIEYFYAVFQRELLNIEGENFENVPTAYQKISSFIDWYNYERPQSCLSYKTPSYYMR, from the coding sequence ATGAAACAATACAAATTCACAATTGAAGACAAATTTAGATACATAAAAATTGCCGAATCTAAAGGATTAAAAAACGCAATTTTGCATTTTGCTGAAGAATTTAGAGAAATTTACAAAAGCAAATCGAAAAGCAAAAAAGCGGATAAAGAATGAATGCTGCATATATATGCTAATAATTTGATAAGAAATTGGCAAAAAAAGTTTTATAATAATGATATGAAAAGTTTGATAAGTGTCCGCGGGAAAATCAAATCACCGCGCAAACCAAAGAAGAAATATACAATTAACGATCTTTCTGAAAATGATCGTGAAGTTTATCAAGAAATAATGGAGAATGTTCTTAGAAGATACGGGATTGACCCCGCAATTGTTCTTGAGGAGCTTAAAAAGCGAAAACAAGAACAAGAAAAAGATAAAGGTAAAATCGAAAATTGCACTAGAATTTGTAGTGTTTTTAACATTAATCGCACTTCGATTTATGAAAAGATAAGGGTGAAAAAACCACCAAAGAAAATGATTTATGATGAAAAGTTACTTGAGTGAATTCGTGAAAATTTCAATTTAAATCGAAAAGTTAAAGGGCGCGACGTTCTATATAATATTTACATAAATCAGGGAAATTATGTAAGCACGTACGTGTTTCAAAAACATTACGAATTTTTAGGATTAAAATCTCTAGCTTATAAAAAGCAAGGAAAACCAGCACCAAAAGAGAAAAAGTTTACGCGAATTTGGACTGAAGATCATATAAAAGGTGACTTTTCCTCAGAAAATTTTGGCGAAAAATGGTTTGCTGATATTAAATTTATCAAAATTAACAACGAATGATTTTACCTACACTCAATTATTGAAACAAAATCCAATTACCTGCTAAATTTTTCAGTTTCTAAAACAAGATTTTCAGAAGAAACTATAAACTTAGTAAAAGAAACAATTAAAAAGTATAATATTAAACCAAAATTTTTCCATTCAGATCATGGTGTGGAATATGCAAACTACAAATTTGCTAATTTTTTAAAACAAAACAATATCCAACAATCAATGTCCCCAAAAGGTTATGCCCTTGCAAACCGGCCTATTGAATATTTTTATGCAGTTTTTCAGCGAGAATTGCTTAATATTGAGGGCGAAAATTTTGAAAATGTGCCTACCGCTTATCAAAAAATAAGTTCATTTATTGATTGGTATAACTATGAAAGGCCTCAAAGTTGCTTATCATATAAAACTCCAAGTTATTATATGAGGTAA
- a CDS encoding type I phosphomannose isomerase catalytic subunit, protein MKDYFVFVEPYQKNTLWAGQNLQNQLKSSKKIGELWLISAQKHGLSRVSGQNLDEFFAQNRQFFGFYPHKTYPNLHKIIDAGQKLSLQVHPDNKLAKKLNSFGKDEAWLVLNKGDDPFIIGAKSNDFAEKITEINNENIDKYCNFSDLEKNDFAYISAGLIHSIPQGALVYEIQQNSDLTFRIFDFDRLDTNGQKRELHFELAKVAIKPKLSPKIIHDNKKNQQLLVKNKFFNLEKVKISQKFLLFPQNDVFWYEIIIISGQGKINDAPFKPFDAILISGQIEKPIEFQAENALILINKII, encoded by the coding sequence ATGAAAGATTATTTTGTTTTTGTTGAACCATACCAAAAAAATACTTTATGAGCTGGGCAAAATTTACAAAATCAGCTGAAATCTAGCAAAAAAATTGGCGAACTTTGACTAATTTCAGCACAAAAACACGGTCTTTCACGTGTTAGTGGGCAAAATTTAGATGAATTTTTTGCACAAAACCGCCAATTTTTTGGTTTTTACCCACATAAAACTTACCCAAATCTTCATAAAATTATTGATGCCGGGCAAAAACTGAGTCTCCAAGTTCATCCTGATAATAAATTAGCAAAAAAATTAAATTCTTTTGGCAAAGATGAGGCTTGACTCGTGCTAAACAAAGGCGATGATCCTTTTATAATTGGTGCAAAATCAAATGATTTTGCTGAGAAAATTACAGAAATTAATAACGAAAATATCGACAAATACTGTAATTTTTCTGATCTTGAAAAAAATGATTTCGCCTATATTAGCGCCGGACTTATCCATTCTATTCCTCAAGGCGCCCTTGTTTATGAAATTCAGCAAAATTCAGACTTAACTTTTCGAATTTTTGACTTTGATCGACTTGACACTAATGGACAAAAAAGAGAACTTCATTTTGAACTTGCAAAGGTCGCAATAAAACCAAAATTAAGTCCAAAAATTATTCATGACAACAAGAAAAATCAACAATTGCTAGTTAAAAATAAATTTTTTAACCTTGAAAAAGTAAAAATTAGCCAAAAATTTTTACTTTTTCCCCAAAATGATGTTTTTTGGTATGAAATTATAATAATTTCTGGTCAAGGAAAAATTAATGATGCTCCTTTTAAGCCGTTTGATGCCATATTAATATCAGGTCAAATTGAAAAACCAATTGAATTTCAAGCAGAAAATGCACTAATTTTAATAAACAAAATAATTTAA
- a CDS encoding IS30 family transposase, with product MEKRKFKHFSFEDLVKIEFLLQNNKSIRYIAKQLNVSPSTVSREIKRNLNEYGIYEANLAITKRRKRYYHRYYFRFVELGKYEEFSKIFAIKYDKKVHGVKATYFYIAENFPNIERPSLKTVFNWIKTNKWVIVRSDRLRQYYKKGGKRTRNAVQRLVPAGYVKPIWARDKSIDSRQDFGHWELDLVVGKKTSGHDSILTLVERKTRKLFAKKVRNKNPRAINKAIKDLANENNLHIKTITCDNGLEFEQIALLAYWLKIIVYKAEPYASFQRGSNEHANGLIRRFYPKGFDFNLISDDDLQNTIGKINSMPREIFNWKSALEVFNDNLVI from the coding sequence ATGGAAAAAAGAAAATTTAAACATTTTAGTTTCGAAGATTTAGTAAAAATTGAGTTTTTATTGCAGAACAATAAAAGTATTAGGTATATCGCTAAACAACTTAATGTTTCGCCCTCAACTGTCTCAAGAGAAATTAAAAGAAATCTAAATGAATATGGAATTTATGAAGCTAATTTAGCAATAACAAAAAGACGAAAAAGATATTATCATAGGTATTATTTTAGATTTGTTGAGTTAGGAAAATATGAGGAATTTAGCAAAATTTTTGCAATAAAATACGACAAAAAAGTCCATGGAGTTAAAGCGACATATTTTTATATAGCAGAAAATTTTCCGAACATTGAAAGACCGTCTTTAAAGACTGTTTTTAACTGAATCAAAACTAATAAATGGGTAATAGTTAGGAGTGACAGACTCAGACAATATTACAAAAAAGGTGGAAAAAGAACCAGAAATGCCGTGCAAAGATTAGTTCCAGCAGGCTATGTAAAACCCATTTGAGCACGCGATAAATCCATAGATTCAAGGCAAGATTTTGGACATTGAGAGCTAGATTTAGTTGTTGGCAAAAAGACTAGCGGACACGATAGTATCCTTACCTTAGTAGAAAGAAAAACCAGAAAATTATTTGCTAAAAAAGTACGAAATAAAAATCCCAGAGCCATCAATAAAGCCATCAAAGATCTTGCAAATGAAAATAATTTACATATCAAAACTATCACTTGCGACAATGGATTGGAATTTGAGCAAATTGCATTATTGGCATATTGGTTAAAAATAATAGTTTATAAAGCAGAGCCATATGCTTCATTTCAAAGAGGTTCTAACGAGCATGCCAATGGATTAATTAGAAGGTTTTATCCAAAAGGTTTTGATTTCAACCTAATCAGCGATGATGATTTGCAAAATACAATTGGTAAAATTAACTCAATGCCTAGGGAAATTTTTAATTGAAAATCCGCTTTAGAGGTCTTTAATGATAACTTGGTGATTTAA